In a genomic window of Streptomyces koelreuteriae:
- a CDS encoding MMPL family transporter, whose amino-acid sequence MIEILTRRLTSAAGHDRGNRAPRWARWLVPLVLLLVWLGVGGTLGPYAGKLGEVATNDQAAFLPRSAESTKVLTAREKFDQSETLPAIVVWTADGKRVSEAQRAAATDSVGALAGRAGVVGRPSPALLSDDGQALQAVVQLKPELGEELPKVLDEVRAAARKVPGTEAQVAGPAASQADLSDAFAGIDGLLLGVALAAVLVILLLVYRSVLLPFLIILGSVFALGLACAVVYALAERDVVRVDGQVQGILSILVIGAATDYALLLAARFREELAVSGDRAVAAWAAVRRSFGAITASAATVALGLLALLASDLTNNRALGPVGAIGIVCAVLSTLTFLPAALALLGRTAYWPSRPKAPAASTSACASTSTEGHAIWRKVAARVDARPHRTWVVTVLGLAVFAAFSPTLSAKGVPLDEIFVNDAPSVAAQETISEHFPGGSGNPAVIIADADRADAVTAAVRNTEGVASAGTVSASGRPGAGEPRVVDGRVRIDATLDAAADSDAAKETVERLRENVHAVPAADALVGGYTAQQYDTQQTSARDRTVIVPVVLGIILLILVLLLRSFLVPVLLVATVALNFLATLGVSALVFEHLLGFSGTDASVPLYGFVFLVALGVDYNIFLMSRVREEALERGSRAGVLRGLTTTGGVITSAGVVLAATFAALMVIPLAFLVQIAFIVAFGVLLDTLVVRSLLVPALVIDIGPRAWWPSALARGDGPSAMPGHATGQDSA is encoded by the coding sequence ATGATTGAGATACTCACTCGTCGACTTACTTCCGCTGCTGGGCATGACCGCGGGAACCGCGCACCGCGCTGGGCCCGGTGGCTCGTACCCCTGGTGCTGCTGCTGGTCTGGCTGGGGGTGGGCGGAACGCTCGGACCGTACGCGGGCAAGCTGGGCGAGGTGGCCACCAACGACCAGGCCGCGTTCCTGCCACGGAGCGCCGAGTCCACCAAGGTCCTCACGGCCCGTGAGAAGTTCGACCAGTCCGAGACCCTGCCCGCCATCGTGGTCTGGACGGCGGACGGGAAGCGGGTCAGCGAGGCGCAGCGGGCAGCTGCCACCGACTCCGTCGGCGCACTGGCAGGGAGAGCCGGGGTCGTCGGCCGCCCCTCCCCCGCCCTGCTCTCCGACGACGGCCAGGCGCTGCAGGCCGTCGTCCAACTCAAGCCCGAGCTGGGCGAGGAACTGCCCAAGGTCCTCGACGAGGTGCGCGCCGCGGCACGGAAGGTGCCGGGCACCGAGGCGCAGGTCGCCGGCCCGGCGGCGAGCCAGGCCGACCTGTCGGACGCGTTCGCGGGCATCGACGGACTGCTGCTGGGCGTGGCGCTGGCCGCCGTGCTGGTGATCCTGCTGCTCGTCTACCGCAGCGTCCTGCTGCCGTTCCTGATCATCCTCGGCTCCGTCTTCGCCCTGGGACTGGCCTGTGCGGTGGTCTACGCGCTGGCGGAGCGGGACGTGGTCCGGGTCGACGGCCAGGTGCAGGGCATCCTGTCCATCCTGGTGATCGGCGCCGCCACCGACTACGCCCTGCTGCTGGCCGCGCGCTTCCGCGAGGAACTCGCCGTGAGCGGAGACCGGGCCGTGGCAGCCTGGGCCGCGGTGCGCCGCTCGTTCGGTGCGATCACCGCCAGCGCGGCCACCGTGGCCCTCGGGCTGCTGGCCCTGCTCGCCAGTGATCTCACCAACAATCGCGCCCTCGGACCGGTGGGCGCCATCGGCATCGTGTGCGCCGTGCTCTCCACGCTCACCTTCCTGCCGGCCGCTCTGGCCCTGCTGGGCCGTACCGCCTATTGGCCCTCGCGCCCGAAAGCCCCGGCCGCGTCCACGTCCGCGTGCGCGTCCACGTCCACGGAAGGCCACGCCATCTGGCGCAAGGTTGCCGCCCGGGTGGACGCGCGACCGCACCGGACCTGGGTCGTGACCGTGCTCGGCCTCGCCGTCTTCGCGGCCTTCTCACCCACGCTGTCCGCCAAGGGCGTGCCGCTGGACGAGATCTTCGTGAACGACGCTCCCTCCGTCGCCGCCCAGGAGACGATCAGCGAGCACTTCCCCGGGGGCTCCGGCAACCCGGCTGTCATCATCGCCGACGCCGACCGCGCCGATGCGGTGACGGCCGCCGTCCGGAACACCGAGGGCGTGGCATCGGCGGGCACGGTCTCCGCCTCGGGACGGCCCGGGGCCGGTGAGCCGCGGGTCGTCGACGGACGTGTCCGCATCGATGCCACGCTGGACGCGGCGGCGGACAGTGACGCGGCCAAGGAGACCGTCGAGCGGTTGCGCGAGAACGTGCACGCTGTCCCCGCGGCCGACGCGCTGGTGGGCGGCTACACGGCGCAGCAGTACGACACCCAGCAGACCTCGGCCCGGGACCGCACGGTGATCGTTCCCGTCGTGCTCGGCATCATCCTGCTGATCCTGGTCCTGCTTCTGCGCTCGTTTCTGGTACCGGTGCTGCTGGTGGCGACCGTCGCGCTCAACTTCCTGGCGACACTGGGAGTCTCGGCGCTCGTCTTCGAGCATCTCCTCGGGTTCAGCGGCACGGACGCGTCCGTCCCGCTGTACGGATTCGTCTTCCTGGTGGCTCTCGGCGTCGACTACAACATCTTCCTGATGTCCCGGGTACGGGAGGAGGCCCTCGAACGAGGCTCGCGTGCGGGGGTGTTGCGGGGGCTGACCACGACGGGCGGGGTGATCACTTCAGCGGGTGTGGTGCTCGCCGCCACGTTCGCGGCACTGATGGTCATCCCCCTGGCGTTCCTGGTGCAGATCGCCTTCATCGTGGCCTTCGGGGTACTCCTCGACACGCTCGTGGTCCGCTCGTTGCTGGTGCCCGCGCTCGTGATCGACATCGGCCCCCGCGCCTGGTGGCCCAGCGCCCTCGCCCGCGGCGACGGGCCTTCGGCCATGCCGGGACACGCGACGGGCCAGGACTCGGCCTAG
- a CDS encoding MarR family winged helix-turn-helix transcriptional regulator translates to MSGSGTPSTPLPGDDPTGLQSFAVLLRRMNGEFNRIAHEFAQAHGLHLTDIQALIAILDADPDGVGEPMTPTNLRRQLNLTSGAVTACLDRLEKAGHIRRVRAADDRRVVHLHFAEAARGLAREYFRPLARSTDTARARFTPEELAVIARFLTEMNQELVLLRRDRG, encoded by the coding sequence ATGAGTGGCTCAGGCACCCCTTCGACACCTCTTCCGGGAGACGACCCGACGGGGTTGCAGTCCTTCGCCGTCCTGTTGCGCAGGATGAACGGCGAGTTCAATCGCATCGCCCACGAGTTCGCACAGGCACACGGCCTTCATCTCACCGACATCCAGGCCCTGATCGCGATCCTGGACGCCGACCCGGACGGTGTGGGCGAGCCCATGACGCCCACGAACCTGCGCAGGCAGCTCAACCTCACGTCCGGCGCGGTCACCGCGTGCCTCGACCGGCTGGAGAAGGCGGGTCACATTCGCCGGGTCAGGGCCGCCGACGACCGGCGTGTGGTCCACCTGCACTTCGCGGAGGCGGCCAGGGGCCTGGCCAGGGAGTACTTTCGGCCGCTCGCGCGCAGCACCGATACCGCGCGGGCCCGCTTCACGCCGGAGGAACTCGCGGTGATCGCACGATTCCTCACGGAGATGAACCAGGAACTCGTCCTGCTGCGTCGCGACCGGGGCTGA
- a CDS encoding TetR/AcrR family transcriptional regulator: protein MSSRAASTPPSGKTPARPLRADAERNRQRIIAAAREVFAERGLDVTVDDIAHHAGVGVGTAYRRFAGREELIEAVFEDEVERVVALAEEALAHEDSWDGLVQFFTATARVFAESRGLREFLLGVTQGRPRVAAIPDRLHPAVDAVIARARQDGRLRDDIEPTDFPLIQIMLGAVTQHSRGVAPELWKRYLTLILDGMRRDRVGPSPLPHRALVMEELDQTLT from the coding sequence ATGAGCAGCCGAGCCGCCTCCACCCCGCCCTCCGGGAAAACTCCGGCGCGCCCCCTGCGGGCGGACGCGGAACGCAACCGGCAGCGCATCATCGCCGCCGCTCGCGAGGTCTTCGCCGAACGAGGTCTGGACGTCACGGTCGACGACATCGCCCACCACGCGGGCGTCGGTGTCGGCACCGCCTACCGTCGCTTCGCCGGCCGAGAAGAACTCATCGAAGCCGTCTTCGAAGACGAGGTGGAGCGCGTGGTCGCGCTCGCGGAAGAGGCTCTCGCGCACGAAGACTCCTGGGACGGCCTCGTACAGTTCTTCACGGCCACCGCGCGGGTCTTCGCCGAGAGCCGCGGCCTGAGAGAGTTCCTGCTGGGAGTCACGCAGGGCAGGCCCCGCGTGGCCGCCATCCCGGACCGTCTCCATCCCGCCGTCGACGCCGTCATCGCGCGCGCCCGGCAGGACGGCCGACTCCGCGACGACATCGAACCGACCGACTTCCCGCTCATCCAGATCATGCTCGGTGCCGTAACCCAGCACAGCCGCGGCGTCGCCCCGGAGCTGTGGAAGCGCTACCTCACCCTCATCCTGGACGGCATGCGCCGCGACCGGGTCGGCCCGTCCCCCTTGCCCCACCGCGCACTCGTCATGGAAGAACTCGACCAGACCCTGACGTGA
- a CDS encoding FAD-dependent monooxygenase has product MSKPRALIVGMGIGGLATAVRLYDIGWETLLVERAPERRPAGYFVGLFKTGRLAAQRMGVLDAIGNRAVEGGATYDIDRVGRRRPGLGYGDLPGEPRLLLRGDIEGALYDSAVSLTDIRYGTTPVALEEHPDGVDVTLRTTAADETVTETTERFDLVVGSDGLRSTVRQLAFGPHSDYLRPFNHIIGATVLKEAVPGFSLTDGMILAEPGRSAWVFPFTDHQPGLLFNYRTEDEDAEFSRPPIESLRRAFGPEPTGPVLENLLRQFEQADDCLFDSVHQVAMPRWHTDRVVLLGDAAWCLTLYSGMGASSAITGADLLGTLLQRNPGNPARALREWDQKLRPFIDSMQEHGRKELVQFVPQTRKDKLTRTLTSSLMGNAVGKRVMRRLLAPAFKAKSLDPAAA; this is encoded by the coding sequence ATGAGCAAGCCGCGCGCCCTGATCGTGGGCATGGGTATCGGAGGCCTGGCCACGGCCGTGCGCCTGTATGACATCGGCTGGGAGACCCTGCTCGTCGAGCGCGCGCCCGAGCGCCGTCCCGCCGGATACTTCGTCGGACTGTTCAAGACCGGGCGGCTCGCCGCGCAGCGGATGGGCGTGCTCGACGCGATCGGCAACCGGGCCGTCGAGGGCGGCGCCACCTACGACATCGACCGGGTGGGCCGCCGTCGGCCGGGTCTCGGATACGGCGACCTGCCGGGCGAGCCCCGTCTGCTGCTCCGGGGCGACATCGAGGGTGCCCTCTACGACTCCGCCGTGTCCCTCACCGACATCCGCTACGGCACCACCCCGGTGGCCCTTGAGGAACACCCCGACGGGGTGGACGTCACGCTGCGCACCACCGCGGCGGACGAGACCGTCACCGAAACCACGGAGCGCTTCGACCTCGTGGTGGGCTCCGACGGTCTGCGCTCCACCGTGCGTCAACTGGCCTTCGGCCCTCACTCGGACTACCTGCGGCCGTTCAACCACATCATCGGCGCCACCGTCCTCAAGGAAGCGGTCCCCGGCTTCAGCCTTACCGACGGCATGATCCTGGCCGAACCGGGCCGCTCCGCCTGGGTGTTCCCCTTCACCGACCACCAGCCGGGGCTGCTGTTCAACTACCGCACCGAGGACGAGGACGCGGAGTTCAGCCGGCCGCCGATCGAGTCGCTGCGCCGCGCCTTCGGTCCCGAACCGACCGGGCCCGTGCTGGAGAACCTCCTGCGGCAGTTCGAGCAGGCCGATGACTGTCTCTTCGACTCCGTCCATCAGGTGGCGATGCCCCGTTGGCACACCGACCGAGTCGTCCTCCTCGGCGACGCCGCCTGGTGCCTGACGCTGTACTCCGGGATGGGTGCCTCCAGCGCCATCACCGGTGCGGACCTGCTCGGCACCCTGCTGCAGCGCAACCCGGGCAACCCCGCGCGGGCTCTGCGTGAGTGGGACCAGAAGCTGCGGCCGTTCATCGACAGCATGCAGGAGCACGGCCGTAAGGAGCTGGTGCAGTTCGTCCCTCAGACCCGCAAGGACAAGCTCACCCGCACCCTCACCTCATCGCTGATGGGCAACGCGGTCGGCAAGCGCGTGATGAGGAGGCTGCTCGCGCCTGCGTTCAAGGCCAAGTCCCTCGACCCTGCCGCGGCCTGA
- a CDS encoding HAD domain-containing protein: MRPVLLVDVDGPLNPYAAKPHRRPAGYETHRLLTPRWEAAERRRLTAWGLPNKPVKPLRVWLNPHHGPALDALPFDLVWATTWEEEVNTFVAPVLGLPELPFLAWSAPRAEPGGGVFWKTPEIVAWAKGRAFAWIDDEITEADRVWVKEHHEGPALLHRVDPRRGLVIDDFTTLTAWATGLG; this comes from the coding sequence ATGCGTCCAGTGCTGTTGGTGGATGTGGACGGGCCTCTGAATCCGTATGCCGCGAAGCCTCACCGACGACCTGCGGGATACGAGACGCACCGGCTGCTGACACCTCGCTGGGAGGCTGCTGAGCGGCGTCGGCTGACTGCGTGGGGGTTACCGAACAAGCCGGTGAAACCGCTGCGCGTGTGGCTCAACCCGCATCACGGCCCGGCGCTGGACGCGCTTCCCTTTGACCTGGTGTGGGCGACGACGTGGGAGGAAGAAGTCAACACGTTCGTCGCACCGGTCCTGGGACTGCCCGAGCTGCCCTTCCTCGCCTGGTCCGCGCCGCGCGCCGAGCCCGGCGGCGGTGTGTTCTGGAAGACGCCGGAGATCGTCGCGTGGGCGAAAGGGCGGGCATTCGCCTGGATCGACGACGAGATCACCGAAGCGGATCGCGTCTGGGTGAAGGAGCACCACGAGGGTCCCGCCCTACTGCACCGGGTCGACCCCCGACGCGGTCTCGTCATCGACGACTTCACCACTCTGACGGCATGGGCGACCGGCCTGGGCTGA
- a CDS encoding SpoIIE family protein phosphatase, translated as MVRSGEEPKPAGRATDGTGPARPRERFLQGESVEAGVRASILNSWQRCRTLGLSPDESDLPYREDFDPGGRIVRAAVPVLDRLQSAFSGSKVNISVADANGTVLLRRFGDPAMARELPAIQRVPGFVFAERVAGTNGIGLALAERQLIRVHGAEHFAERAQQSACVALPVRDPLSGRIEGVLCFGYPRGFDRPALAAAIRRAAEAIERRLLGQSSAHERALLRAYLAAGAGVEGGSGVVGLRGGVSAGAPVHVFQPRDQAVLREKAAELISRAQRAAVDVTLPDGRRVTLVSRPMTSASGVQGVAIEAVPHDSSASGSLLLPQRADDLPSLPAVPAAPLTSRSAMSLPSGHPTGPGPVLAADGGRGAGQPGGGVAGDGGQGAVAPGEGVAGDGDRGAAGLGETVTAGPGDAVAPDGDRGPAGPAGPSGTVPGGPDRPGDAVVADGGRDAMGDRPDDTFPARALVMLGEPQVGAYALAARRRLELLSEASARIGTTLDVRRTAEELAETAVPRLADFVTIDLPDAVLRGEESADPLADLRRTVLYGAREGLPFTPPGKRIDYGPTSPQLRCLNGREAVLEPDLKAAAGWLAQDPEHTARLLAHVHSLIAVPLLARGVLLGIASFYRAGSSFGDDDCSLAQELATRAALSIDNARRYTHERTMVLALQRRLLPHGLPDQDAVEVAHRYLPAESDVGGDWYDVIPLSGARVGLLVGDVVGHGMLSAATMGRLRTAARSFAELDFPPDEVLVHLDNLVGRLDREDPDGKGAGVIGATCLYAVYDPASQRCLMARAGHPPPALVHPDGTVTYPDLPAGPPLGLGGLPFDSVEVDLPAGSQLVLYTDGLIEDRNRDVDVVLEQLRTALAHPERAPEDTCQAVLDTVAPAHPHDDIALLVARVHALDSDRIATWELPADPALVGEVRADAMRRLTEWGLEETAFAAELILSELITNAIRHGAGPIRVRLLYGHALICEVSDASNTAPHLRRAASTDEGGRGLFLVAQLSQSWGTRYLPEGKVIWAECGLDAA; from the coding sequence GTGGTTCGGTCCGGCGAGGAACCCAAGCCGGCGGGGCGTGCGACTGACGGCACGGGGCCCGCCCGACCTCGCGAGCGGTTTCTCCAGGGCGAGTCCGTCGAGGCGGGCGTACGGGCGTCCATCCTGAACTCGTGGCAGCGCTGCCGGACCCTGGGGCTGTCGCCGGACGAGTCCGATCTGCCCTACCGGGAGGACTTCGACCCGGGGGGCCGTATCGTCCGCGCGGCCGTTCCCGTGCTCGACCGGCTGCAGTCCGCCTTCTCCGGCAGCAAGGTCAACATCTCGGTCGCGGACGCGAACGGGACGGTTCTGCTGCGCCGCTTCGGCGATCCGGCGATGGCCAGGGAGCTGCCGGCGATCCAGCGGGTCCCCGGGTTCGTCTTCGCCGAGCGGGTGGCCGGGACGAACGGCATCGGGCTGGCCCTCGCTGAGCGGCAGCTCATCCGCGTCCACGGCGCCGAGCACTTCGCGGAACGCGCCCAGCAGAGCGCCTGCGTCGCGCTTCCCGTCCGTGATCCGCTCAGCGGCCGCATCGAGGGCGTCCTGTGCTTCGGCTATCCGCGCGGTTTCGACCGCCCGGCGCTGGCCGCGGCGATCCGCCGGGCGGCCGAGGCCATCGAGCGGCGGCTGCTGGGGCAGAGTTCCGCGCACGAGCGTGCGCTGCTGCGGGCGTATCTGGCGGCCGGGGCCGGGGTCGAGGGTGGGAGTGGGGTCGTCGGGCTGCGCGGCGGCGTCTCGGCGGGTGCGCCCGTGCACGTATTCCAGCCTCGTGACCAGGCGGTCCTGCGGGAGAAGGCGGCCGAGCTGATCTCCCGAGCCCAGCGGGCCGCCGTCGACGTGACCCTGCCCGACGGGCGGCGGGTGACGCTCGTGAGCCGTCCGATGACGAGTGCGTCCGGGGTGCAGGGTGTCGCCATCGAAGCGGTGCCGCACGACTCCTCGGCGAGCGGGTCACTCCTCCTTCCGCAACGAGCCGACGACCTGCCGAGCCTTCCCGCCGTCCCCGCCGCCCCCCTGACCTCCCGGTCCGCGATGTCCCTCCCGTCCGGGCACCCCACCGGCCCCGGCCCGGTCCTCGCGGCCGACGGCGGCAGGGGAGCCGGGCAGCCCGGCGGGGGTGTCGCGGGTGACGGCGGCCAGGGGGCCGTGGCTCCTGGTGAGGGCGTCGCGGGCGACGGTGATCGCGGCGCCGCCGGGCTCGGTGAGACCGTCACGGCCGGGCCGGGCGATGCCGTCGCGCCTGATGGTGATCGAGGACCAGCCGGACCCGCCGGACCCAGCGGGACGGTCCCGGGCGGACCGGACAGACCGGGTGACGCCGTCGTGGCCGACGGAGGGCGCGACGCCATGGGCGATCGCCCCGACGACACCTTCCCGGCCCGGGCGCTCGTGATGCTGGGGGAGCCGCAGGTAGGGGCCTATGCCCTGGCCGCGCGGCGGCGGCTGGAGTTGTTGTCCGAGGCCAGTGCCCGTATCGGCACCACCCTGGACGTGCGCCGCACCGCCGAGGAGCTGGCCGAGACGGCCGTTCCGCGACTGGCCGACTTCGTCACCATCGACCTGCCCGACGCCGTCCTGCGCGGCGAGGAGTCCGCCGACCCGCTCGCCGACCTGCGCCGCACGGTGCTGTACGGCGCACGCGAGGGCCTGCCCTTCACCCCGCCCGGCAAACGCATCGACTACGGTCCGACCTCGCCCCAGCTGCGCTGCCTGAACGGCCGCGAGGCGGTGCTGGAGCCGGATCTGAAGGCTGCCGCGGGCTGGCTCGCCCAGGACCCCGAGCACACCGCGCGCCTGCTGGCCCACGTCCACTCGCTCATCGCGGTGCCCCTGCTCGCCCGCGGTGTCCTCCTGGGCATCGCCAGCTTCTACCGCGCCGGGAGCTCCTTCGGCGACGACGACTGCTCGCTGGCCCAGGAGCTCGCCACCCGCGCCGCCCTGTCCATCGACAACGCCCGGCGCTACACCCATGAACGCACCATGGTCCTGGCCCTCCAGCGCCGGCTGCTCCCGCACGGTCTGCCCGACCAGGACGCCGTCGAGGTCGCCCACCGCTATCTGCCCGCCGAGTCCGACGTGGGAGGGGACTGGTACGACGTCATCCCCCTCTCCGGCGCCCGCGTCGGACTGCTCGTCGGCGACGTCGTGGGTCACGGCATGCTCTCCGCGGCCACCATGGGACGGCTGCGCACCGCCGCGCGCAGCTTCGCCGAACTCGACTTCCCCCCGGACGAGGTCCTCGTCCACCTCGACAACCTCGTGGGGAGACTGGACCGTGAGGACCCCGACGGCAAGGGTGCCGGGGTCATCGGCGCGACCTGCCTCTACGCCGTCTACGACCCGGCCTCGCAACGGTGCCTGATGGCCCGCGCCGGGCACCCGCCGCCCGCACTCGTCCACCCCGACGGCACCGTGACCTACCCCGACCTCCCGGCCGGGCCCCCGCTCGGCCTCGGTGGCCTGCCCTTCGACTCCGTCGAGGTCGACCTCCCCGCGGGCAGTCAGCTCGTCCTCTACACCGACGGCCTCATCGAGGACCGCAACCGCGACGTCGACGTGGTCCTGGAGCAGTTGCGTACGGCCCTGGCCCACCCGGAGCGCGCGCCCGAGGACACCTGCCAGGCCGTCCTGGACACCGTGGCGCCCGCGCACCCGCACGACGACATCGCCCTGCTCGTGGCCCGCGTCCACGCCCTGGACTCCGACCGGATCGCCACCTGGGAGCTGCCCGCCGACCCGGCACTCGTCGGCGAGGTCCGGGCGGACGCCATGCGGCGGCTGACCGAGTGGGGGCTGGAGGAGACCGCGTTCGCCGCGGAGCTGATCCTCAGCGAGCTGATCACCAACGCCATCCGGCACGGCGCCGGGCCGATCCGGGTGCGGCTGCTCTACGGCCACGCCCTGATCTGCGAGGTCTCCGACGCCAGCAACACCGCCCCGCATCTGCGCCGGGCGGCCAGCACCGACGAGGGCGGACGCGGGCTGTTCCTCGTCGCGCAGCTCTCACAGAGCTGGGGCACGCGCTACCTCCCGGAGGGCAAGGTCATCTGGGCCGAATGCGGCCTCGACGCCGCGTGA
- a CDS encoding sugar ABC transporter ATP-binding protein, protein MRDAPDTPAKAASPFGPEPLVRIRGLSKRFGGTVALAGVDLDVHAGSVLAFLGPNGAGKSTLIKVLAGVHHADAGQITVDGQPLGSPVATRGMSFIHQDLGLVEWMTVAENIALTTGYGRRTGLISWRRTRERCVDALRVVAAHLDPDVPVSGLAPADRSLVAIARALAARAKLIVLDEPTARLPATDSARLFHVLHELRDRGHAVLYVSHRLDEVYQVADTFAVLRDGHLVSHGSLTDHSPARLVHDIVGEEKTLAARPAPAYSPTPPAAGTPPVLTLDSVRTPLAGPVSLELAPGEVLGLVGLSDAGHMDLGRALAGDRPILGGRAVLHGRSYHPRTVAEAVGLGVGFVPGDRLRESCLAELSVRENLLANPRAGGVPGPRWIGPRRERATAAALIDRFSVRPRDSETPIATLSGGNQQKVVIGRWLRTDLRLLILEEPTASVDIGAKAAIHRLLDEALEAGLAVLLLSTDFEEVASVCRRTLVFVRGAVTAELSGRALTVAGLTRAASAMPPSTTATHP, encoded by the coding sequence GTGCGCGACGCTCCCGACACACCGGCGAAGGCGGCCTCGCCCTTCGGACCGGAGCCCTTGGTCCGTATCCGCGGGCTCAGCAAGCGGTTCGGCGGGACCGTCGCGCTGGCCGGGGTCGACCTCGATGTGCACGCGGGCAGCGTGCTCGCCTTCCTCGGGCCCAACGGGGCCGGAAAGTCCACGCTGATCAAGGTGCTCGCCGGGGTGCATCACGCCGACGCCGGGCAGATCACGGTGGACGGGCAACCGCTCGGCAGCCCCGTCGCCACCCGCGGCATGTCCTTCATCCACCAGGACCTCGGTCTCGTGGAGTGGATGACGGTCGCCGAGAACATCGCCCTGACCACCGGGTACGGGCGCCGGACCGGGCTGATCTCCTGGCGCCGCACCCGGGAGCGCTGTGTCGACGCACTGCGCGTCGTCGCCGCCCACCTCGACCCCGACGTCCCGGTCTCCGGGCTCGCACCGGCCGACCGCTCGCTGGTCGCCATCGCCAGGGCACTGGCGGCGCGCGCGAAGCTCATCGTCCTCGACGAGCCGACCGCCCGCCTGCCCGCCACGGACAGCGCCCGGCTCTTCCACGTCCTGCACGAACTGCGCGACCGCGGCCACGCCGTCCTCTACGTCAGCCACCGCCTCGACGAGGTCTACCAGGTCGCCGACACCTTCGCCGTCCTGCGCGACGGCCACCTCGTCAGCCACGGCAGCCTGACGGACCACAGCCCGGCCCGCCTGGTCCACGACATCGTCGGTGAGGAGAAGACCCTCGCCGCCCGTCCCGCCCCCGCCTACTCGCCGACGCCCCCGGCGGCAGGCACACCCCCCGTCCTGACCCTCGACTCCGTACGCACCCCCCTGGCCGGACCCGTCAGTCTGGAACTCGCGCCCGGAGAGGTGCTCGGGCTGGTCGGGCTCTCCGACGCCGGGCACATGGATCTGGGCCGGGCCCTCGCCGGCGACCGGCCGATCCTGGGCGGCAGGGCCGTACTGCACGGACGGTCGTACCACCCCCGTACGGTCGCCGAGGCCGTCGGTCTCGGTGTGGGGTTCGTGCCGGGGGACCGGCTCCGGGAGAGCTGTCTCGCCGAGCTGAGCGTGCGGGAGAACCTCCTGGCCAACCCGCGCGCGGGAGGCGTGCCGGGACCGCGCTGGATCGGGCCCCGGCGCGAACGCGCCACGGCCGCCGCTCTGATCGACCGGTTCTCCGTGCGCCCCCGCGACAGCGAGACCCCCATCGCCACCCTCTCCGGCGGCAACCAGCAGAAGGTCGTGATCGGCCGCTGGCTGCGCACGGACCTGCGGCTGCTGATCCTCGAGGAGCCGACCGCGAGCGTGGACATCGGCGCCAAGGCCGCGATCCACCGCCTGCTCGACGAGGCCCTGGAGGCAGGGCTGGCGGTGCTGCTGCTGTCCACCGACTTCGAGGAGGTCGCGAGCGTGTGCCGGCGCACCCTGGTCTTCGTCCGCGGGGCGGTGACGGCCGAGCTGAGCGGCAGGGCGCTCACCGTCGCCGGGCTCACCCGGGCCGCCTCGGCCATGCCCCCGTCCACTACCGCGACGCACCCATGA
- a CDS encoding ABC transporter permease, protein MKSPRTRPRRQGGHHIGAYGLLALTAVLYLVFSLALPSTFPTLDTLDSILSNQSIPAVMALAAMVPIVTGAFDLSIGYGLGLAHVMVLQLIVNESWPWPLACLTVIAGGLVVGVLNGVIVEFGRIDSFIATLGTGSMLYAVTGWITDGSRIVPGPQGLPPAFTDLYDSTFLGLPVPAFYVLALAGVLWLVLERLPLGRYLYVVGSNPRAADLVGIPTRKYTVYAFAASGLIVGFAGVLLASQQQIGNPSVGLDYLLPAFVGALLGSTAIKPGRPNALGTVVAVAVLAVGLTGIAQLGAEFWTVPLFHGGTLLIAVGLAGYAARRRLRGGAAARDSPATPPPPPSSPTPEAGTAGTPP, encoded by the coding sequence ATGAAGAGCCCACGGACCCGACCGCGCAGGCAGGGCGGGCACCACATCGGCGCCTACGGCCTGCTCGCCCTCACCGCCGTGCTCTACCTGGTCTTCTCCCTCGCCCTGCCGAGCACCTTCCCCACGCTGGACACCCTCGACTCGATCCTGTCCAACCAGTCGATCCCCGCCGTCATGGCGCTCGCCGCCATGGTCCCCATCGTCACCGGCGCGTTCGACCTCTCCATCGGCTACGGCCTGGGCCTGGCCCATGTGATGGTGCTGCAGCTCATCGTCAACGAGTCCTGGCCCTGGCCGCTCGCCTGCCTCACGGTGATCGCCGGAGGCCTGGTCGTGGGCGTCCTCAACGGCGTCATCGTCGAGTTCGGCCGTATCGACTCCTTCATCGCCACCCTGGGGACCGGCAGCATGCTGTACGCCGTGACCGGCTGGATCACCGACGGCAGCCGCATCGTCCCCGGCCCGCAGGGCCTCCCGCCCGCGTTCACCGACCTGTACGACTCCACGTTCCTCGGCCTCCCGGTCCCCGCCTTCTACGTGCTCGCCCTCGCGGGAGTCCTCTGGCTGGTGCTGGAACGGCTGCCGCTCGGCCGGTATCTGTACGTCGTCGGGTCCAACCCGCGCGCGGCCGACCTGGTCGGCATCCCGACCCGCAAGTACACCGTCTACGCCTTCGCCGCCTCGGGCCTGATCGTCGGCTTCGCCGGGGTGCTGCTCGCGTCCCAGCAGCAGATCGGCAACCCGAGCGTCGGCCTCGACTATCTGCTGCCCGCCTTCGTCGGCGCCCTCCTCGGGTCCACGGCGATCAAGCCCGGCCGCCCCAACGCCCTCGGCACCGTCGTCGCCGTGGCCGTCCTCGCCGTCGGCCTCACCGGCATCGCCCAGCTCGGCGCGGAGTTCTGGACGGTCCCGCTGTTCCACGGCGGCACCCTGCTCATCGCCGTGGGCCTGGCCGGATACGCCGCCCGGCGCAGGCTGCGCGGCGGGGCCGCGGCACGCGACTCGCCCGCCACGCCGCCCCCGCCCCCGTCCTCCCCGACGCCCGAGGCCGGAACGGCGGGCACACCCCCCTGA